The following DNA comes from Castor canadensis chromosome 15, mCasCan1.hap1v2, whole genome shotgun sequence.
ATGTGATGCCATCTGACAGGTACTCCAGGCCCTTAGGGCAATGATTTTTCCACCTTATGATTTAACAAAATAAGGTTAGGTGTAATCAGTCACTGCCTTGTGAATTTGCTTAGCAAAACTCATTATCCGAGCCTCtgacaaaaattataaaactctagGATTGGACCCCAAACTGATTACGCCAATGGGAAAATGCCCCTCCATGAAAGTGCAGCCTTTCTTCTAATGCTAATGAACCTAAGGAGTGGTTCCTTTTAATTCAACCCACACTCAGCAAGTTTCCACCCTCTCATGTCTCCCTGTTTGCTATCTTGTGCTGTCCAACACTGTGTCCTTAGCAGGCCAGGAACTGAGTGTGGCATATTTTTATTCTAGTCTTTTCCCCATCTCCATAGGTAGTTTAGGGATTTGCAAATGGTTGTGAGTATTGCTGTTTGTGTGTATGAgaaagtggggtgggggaagtatggaagggagggagggagagagagagagagagagagaaagatggatggGGAGGGGCATAAGCTGTTCAGAACTTGAACTGGGAGGTCCTTTAACTACCCTTTaagtaaaacatatttttcatagGTCTGTGCAGGAATTAcacttttcaacagaaaaaaaaagattctaattTTGCTGTCATTTGTTAGCTATGTTATCTTTGTAAGGCAATTATCATCTAATTCTCTTTTCTCAACCATAAATGCAATGCCTGGGCTAGGGAAATTCTAAATATTCTGGTACCCATTGGTTTCTGCATTTCTTGAGACAAAAATCCTCTTTGAGGTTCTCcactatttattttatagtttctttcaCCATTTCTTTTGACACTTTAAAGAACTTTCTGAAAACTGCTAGTGTGAGAGATTTCCCATAAATAGTCTATCATATATGTTTCCTATTAGGGCTTCTGACATTCTACATGTTTTCAAAGGTAATTGGAAATACTAGAGACAATTTAAGGGTCATTATTGTGTTAGCCAAGAAAATAGCTAATGATGACTTTAGCTACTGAGCTATTTAGCCGATCATAGAACCCATTAGCTCAATTAAGTAAATCAAATAGGAAAAAcatttagactttttaaaaagccaccCACTACTACCTATTACTTGCCTGTGAGGCTTCTATTTCATGGggaattcagtttgttcattcTATGTAGAAGAAAATGGCCAGGTCATCTGATTTAGCAGATGCAGAGATTTAAGACCACTTAGAAGCTAAAAATGATCTTAAATAGCAATTTTAAGAAAGCAGGCAGGACAAGAAGCCTCCGTTTAAACCAGAGCTCATGCTTTTCTGGAACGGTTCATTTCACAACACTGAGGCAGGTCTGGGGAAAAGCCCAttgacttttcttccttccaaCAATTTTCTTCAACCCTGAGTGGTGTGTAAGTTCAGGTAGGCAGACAGCAAGGCACTAGCATTTGGATGAACACTTAAGATCACAAACTTTCTGATTGCGGATTTACAGCATTCAAACATCAGGCATGCACTCAAACTTTCAAAGACCAAGCCCTTGATAAAGTGCTGAGGTTAACTTGTAGCTTTTTATCATTCAAGTGGGCAGTGCATAGGATGTTTGAGGTGACtggtggagagaaaaaaaaataccacagttcatattactaatatttattatatagttATTATGCACAAACTAAGCTGTTGTGGAGAGAGCAGGTCCTTGGATGAATGTTCAATTTTGATGGAGAAGTGAATATTTCATCTGATTAAAAATTTAGCAAATGATGTAATCTTTGGTGTGCTGGTAAATGGGTCACAAATGGCTCTCCTTCACTGCTTTGCATCACTTGctgattttcatggtggagacaCTCTCTTCATCGTTGATATCAAGCTACTAGTGTGGTGTCATTTGGCTTTTCCCAGCTGCTGGAAATTTGACAAAAATTGGCTTTAGTGAACTAGTATAGTATAATATTGAATGTGACTTAAGctacagaataaagaaagaatagcttagattttaagaaagtaattctTAGACCACACACCTAAATGCTCACTTTGTTGTTAACTTGCATCCCAAATTGGGAGAGGCTGAGAACACCCTTGCTAAGAAGCctttggaaaaaaaggaattctCCTTTCTACATATAGCTACTCCTCAGCTATAGTGTGACCAGAGCAAAAGCAGGCCATTCCATCTCCCTGGAACTCATATGTAAAATAAACAGATTTCATAACTGAAAGGTGTATGTTTTCTTCTATGTCTGCTACTCAGTGTGCAGTCTAGCTACTAATCACTTCATGATCAGTACAGATCAGTACTGATTATTATAGATCATTATGCTACAATTTGGATCTAGAATGTTCcctaaaggctcatgtgttatAGGCTGGGTTCCCAGCATGATGCTGTTGGAGGTGGTAGACACTTGAAGATAGGCCTAGTGGGAGGATTTCAGGTCATTAGGGCATGTCTTCAAAGAGAACTGTGGAACTttggtttcttcctcttttttctttctcttagcaaTGAAGAGAGTCATTTTATTGTATCACAATCTACccccacaggcccaaaggcaataGGGACAactgatcatggtttgaaacctcCAAAACAGAATCAAAAGAAACCCTTTCTATAAACTGGTttagttccatatgaattttagaattggttttttatttctgagaagaatgtcatttgggattttgatgggcattgcattgaatttgtattttGCTTTCGTTAGTATAGCCGTCTTAACAATATGTGTTCTGCCAGTCTATGAACATGGGAGgattttccatcttctagtgtcttctccaatttctttcttcagtgctttatagatttcattgtagagatctttaaCCTCTTTGGTTAAattatcgcagcactattcacaatgccCAAATTGTGGAACCAGCCTAAGATGCCCACTGACagtgattggataaagaaaatgtggcacacaaATGCAGGGCAGTTTAACTtggccattaagaagaatgaaattaatttatttgctATAAAGTGgtactggaggtcatcatgttaagtgaaataagccagttccacaaaagtaaatattgcatgttagctcttatttttggaacttaaaggaaaaacaacacaaaaccaaaaacaagtctATGAAAATAGAAGGGGGACTAAAAGGTAGAAGAGAAAGGggcaagggggagggggagggagctaAAAGGCAGCAACGGGGAGGTGaagatgatcaaagtacattatacgcaTGTGTGGgaatgccataatgaaaccctTACTATGTAGAATTAATAGTcactaatttataaaatgaataaattggttatctcaggtatttggtatAGTACCTCAATCATAAGTGTCAATATGTTCCTAAAACGTAAGTGATCACCACCCAGATAGGAGAGAAGAAGTTCTTCAAGCTTCCCCAGGGATGTGCTAGGAGTCTGACTGCTTCCTATGAGATGCTTCTTGATGGACAAACCTGCTTTCTCTAAGACTGTCTCCTTCCTTCTGTCAACATTGTCCCTCTCATCTCAGCCCACCCAGTGCTGTACTTAATCCTGCTCTTGCTGTTGTGGCCTAAGaaatgtgtcttcttttttttttctccctacctctcCTTTCACCTGTGTGTCATGAGGTGGTCATGCATATATTCTGTCATGGTCATTCTGAAATATTCATTGCTAGAAGTAACACAAGAATATTGAATTAGAAAAAAACACATATGATTTAATTCTCTAATATAATAATGATATAACATGAAACTGGTCACTAACAGTTGTCTACTCAAGTATGCCCTAATATTCAGTGTTTTTATTGACACATATCTTGGTTGTGCATCAACGCTGTGCACAATCCAGTCTGTAGATACCTGTTGAGTGGGAATAGATGGCTGAAGTTCTATCTGTGCAAATGGATGAACTTGCCTCAAGCTCATTTTCAAGCTTCAAGGGCTAAGAGACATTTTCCCTATTTCTATATATTTCCCTGGGTTGTCTGTTTATTCCTAGAGAATGGCAAATAGCATCTTGCACCGTGGGTGGAGAAGGATTTTGGCAGGAAAATCATACTCTTTACCTGTCACCTACCTTCCAGAACCACATGACAGGATAGCATGAGAAAGTGGAAAACACACCATGCAATTGCCAACAGTTGGGAGAGCAGCAAGTGAACTCCAGTGGGTGGCGCTTGTCCCCATTTCTGTGTCTGATCTGAAGCTTGTACAACAGATGTACTGGGGGCTGGAAGCTGGTGGTGCTCATATGGGGAGGTGAACACGCGAGGGAAAGGCCCAGACCACGTCTCGCGGAGGAAGCTGAGTGCCACAGGCTTGTGAACAAACTGATCCTGCTGGGTGGTGCTTCAGCAATACTATGACTGATTGCAGTGCTAGAAGCAATGGTAAACCTTGCTAACTTAACATTTTTAGAAGGCTGGAGTGCCAGAACTAGATTATATGGGACTTTTCACAAACTCTgtggttttctgtttatttctgagTAAATCTTAACCTCCAACTCGAAAAAAACTAACGTCCCAGAAACCttttgtttctgcttctaatTATAAAAATGGCGTGAGAATATTATAAATCCagtgttttttttctgtagtcAACCTGATGTCTTTTGTGTGTATAGTATTTAATGCTTCTTCTTATCCCTGGGTTAATTTCTTCCTgtgctcttctttctctcacaatACCTATTGTAGCTTtcatatttctcaaaataaaacaacaacagcaaaaaggaaTTTCAGGGAGCTGTAGTATAATCCTCTCTTTAAAGTACTAAATAAACTCTTCTCAGGACATTAGGAGAAATTTCCACAATAAAACTTGTAAAAAAATTATTCGTGAGAGAGGGGAAATTTACTTGGAATTATCAATTCAGAGCTAATCTTTAACACCATTATTTAAGTCAATGTGTGTATTTAGTTTAAATGGGGTGTTAACCACAGGACAGATAGGGATTTTCTGGCCTTGTTTTGACCAATGAAAAGTTGAAATTGCATAGATTTTTATACCTTAAAATTGGAACAAAAATGGGAGTTTATACAAGATGTGACATTGTGATTTTTTAAGAAGTTGGTGAAGAGACAATGTCTGTTTCTaattacacaaagtagttaagaaaaagaatttaagtcaGTGGATATCTTTCCTATCATTAGTTATGATTTAAACCAGCTCATGTTTTATCCTTTCATTATTTACAGGACATCTAATGACTGGTCTGATTGAATTTAAACATTTGCTTCTGGCTTTGTGTGTGTAGAACTAGGGTCTAAAACAGTCAGATACTTTACAACAGGACTTTTGTGTTttgtatgaaataaaacatttcacaAGACAACTTCTCTATTTCCCTCATTTTGATTCTCTGcttatttacatgaaataatacAAATGAGATCATTAGTCATGGACAACATTGTCAATTAAAAGTGAAATCAGTGATAAACTCTATATGACTGGCCTCAAattatttattgcattttaagAGAAATGTTTTATCATTGAAAAGCCCACTATTTTAATTCATCACCTGGACTCTAAATCCAAAGAAAGGATTTGAGTACAAAGTCTTCATTTGAAGAGAACTGGAAAAAATTCTCATCACGTGAATAATCTGCAATTGCTTAAATAGTCTCAAAGGCTTCAGTACTATAGTTGTTAGAAGGTAGATCTCCAGACATGGCCTTGTACCCAGAAGGCAAATCCTTGCCCCATTCATACATGAGTCACTTAGAGGAGAGAAATGCTACAAGCAGAGTGATTAGAAAATTCTTTATGATTGTGAAACTGAAAAGGGGTGATGGAATGGGTTTCTTTACCCTCGTCTACATAAGCAATTTATTGATTTGAAGGACAGATGACTGGTGTTGCCACTACCTTGCATTCCAATGTAACCATGAATTAGTTCCCAAATACCAATGTAAGTACTTTCCTGTTCACACGTTGTATTTGGAGAAACAGCTGCAAATATTACTCATTGTGCTGTACCCACTCATTCAGCACAACCTCTTGTCCCCAGAGTGGACTAAATGACTAATGAAATCATACATCCACCCTTTACCCAACTTGGTATGTGAACAATAAATTGCCTCAAGATTGGTTCAGATTACTACattaatggaaacaaaaaaaaaaagaaagaaagaaaattggacagaaaataatgaaatttgttCTAAAATCTGTACTTTTAGAGTTCATTAGTCAGTaaccataaaattttaaaactgaaatgaatGTTAGAGATTGCAAAAATAAGAGCAGGCATGAAAATAAATGACTCTGATCCAACATAAAAACACTGAACATGGAATCAGGAGACACAGGcagttaaaatgttttatgaaCAAGAAACATGTCATGGTAGCTGAATGACTTCTGTAGGTCATTTTCCTAATAATTAGGATGGGACTTCATAATGAGTTTCCTACAGGGATCAAATTTTGAGAGTACAGGGAAGGAATCTCCAAATTCTTGGCttataaattccatttttatttaacttttacaTGTTTCTAACATAATCATAGGTGATGAcgaacaaatataaaaaattaaatgtgattcatatacaatatgtatatataatttgtccacacataaatatacacatatgaaaattaaTGTTATATATTAACTACAATATATAaattaatgtattatatatacatatgtatgtgcatttattatttatatccatatatatgaATCCATTGGGATTggaaaaagaagtgaaaggaaatttttattaaactctGATTACAGTATGTATGTTTTTAGTAAGTGAAGAATGAAGCATAATATGTGTAATAAAAACACGGTTAAAAGAAGTAATGCTTTACATGAGAAGATACTATGATGCTGTAGACCTTTACCTCTATCACCATAAATGACTGGGTTAATACCAgtatgaagaaaacacagaaacaatatgaagAAAAAGAGCAATACCATGTGTTTCCCTGAccctaaaaattaatattatcttAAGAATATTTTACCATTTGCTAACAAATTAGAACCATCTCAAGATGTTTTCACTCCAACAAAGCCAAGAAATGCCTTCCATAGGAactaaaataagcaaaacaaaataagaatgcaGAACATAGACAAGTAAAGGAGATGTCCATCATTCAACAGAGAAATTCTGAATGTGCCATTCCTCTTAGGCCTTCcaagagtattttttttatttatatgaatcaTCTACTTGGCTATTTACTGAGATCCCTCCATAAAAACCAAATCACTCAGGACAGAGAATGGAAGGTATCTAATTTTTCTGTTCCTACTTTTGTTTCTAGAAAGGTTGTAGGATTATGGACAGGATGTAGCCCCTGCCATGATTTGTTACTAAAGCTGAGAGTTTAAACCTTGTAGAGTACCTAGATGTACCAATTGGGCAAGAAAAAGAGTTAAAGGGGATCCAATTTGAAAAGCAGGAAGTTAAACTAGCCTTGGTTGCAGCTGAAATGatcttatgattaaaaaaaaaaaaaccctaaagactccatcAGAAAACTATTCAAATTGGTAAACAAATTCAGTGACATTGCCAGAAACAAGATCAACATACAAAGATCATTATTATTTGTGAATACCAATAATGAACTGGCTAAAATGAAATCATGAAAGTATAACATTTACATAGCAGCAAAAATATCTACAGTAAGTTTAGCTAAGGTGGTAAAAGaactctacaataaaaactataaaatactaaagaaagaaattgaagagaacacaaaaatggaaaaacattccATTTATAGAATGTAAGaatcaatattattttaaaaaatccctaATACTTAAAGCTAtccagattcaatgcaatccctatcaaaataccaGTGACATtgttcatagaaataaaaaaaaaagttcttctaAAACTCACATCCACTAACgactgaatagccaaagcaattgtaagcaaaaagaacaatgctggaggcatcacaatacctgactgctAAACATACTACGAAACTGTGCTGATGAAAACACATCTATCTGTCCATAACAAAGTAAATGACAGCAGATTAATTCCTCTGTTGTAAACtataaagagagaaaatagagAGGCAACTGGTTTGGGAATTGGAAACAGTACAAACCTTGCTATCTCAGAAAGCTCTTTGCCTAGGGCTCTGGAGAAGACTAAGCTGTACAGTGGGGGAAGTCCCAGAAATTTCCATATGCTTTCCCCTCAAGTTCTCGGTTGAGAGCTTGGTTGAGTGTGCACAAGGTGAACTTGGGTGGTTACTAGAGAGCAGAAATGGAGGACAGAGTGGAATTGACTTGCTAGAGTTTGGACAGTTGTATGAGATTCTGGAGTTCCAGTATAGCCTGAGTGGAACACCTTGTTGACACTTTGGCATTCAGCTGACACATCACAAAATTCTCCTTCAGGAGTAAAAGTCGTGTGCCAGGGAGAGTCTGAAATGAAACCAAGACTACAAGTTTAGCTTAATTAGGTAGTAAGCTGATTGCCTACTAGAGCAAAAGTCTACTTTACAGAGGAAGATGGCAGAATTCTTAGGCTCTAAAATGTACCATTCGTGGTGTTGAAGGCACAATAAAAATTGCTAgacataaaaaacagaaaaatatgatCAATTAAAAGAACACTGTCTGTTAGAGAATCTcagcagagaaatggaaatggagagagtgagagagaaagaagtgtGGGGTGCACTCAAAACTAAGGAAATCTTGATCTTGAGTgtgaggcagcctgggctacataggaaaactgtctcaaaaaaacaaaggaaggaggaTCAGGGTCTTGGGGAAGGGGCGGCAGGCGCCATGTCCGGCCGCGAAGGTGGCAAGAAGAAGCCCCTGAAACAGCCCAAGAAGCAAGCCAAGGAGATGGATGAGGAAGATAAGGCTTTcaagcagaaacaaaaagaggAGCAGAAGAAACTCGAGGAGCTAAAAGCGAAAGCCGCGGGGAAGGGGCCCCTGGCTACAGGTGGAATTAAGAAATCTGGCAAAAAGTAAACTAGTCTTGTGCCGAGATGATGGTGACCCTGATTCCATTCCTATTTAAACATCTGGATTTCCTGCCATAACATCTTTTGCCACCTATGGTCAGAATGAAGTGTTGTATTGGAGTCTGTTGTACATTTAAGAATAAACaactttagttaaaaaaaaaaaatcatagttcaGTGGCTTGTTGTGTCTAGTGTGTCAGCCATTTGTACCTCAGctgtgaatttaaaataaaccCAGCCtagaatcctgaaaaaaaaaaaaaaaaaaaaaaaaaaaaaacaaaggaaggaaggaagaaaataaaggggGATTGcaacttacattaaaaaaattcatcaaaaGGAATTAATAGCAGATTGAAAATAAAGGAACTATCATAAACTAAAGACAGATTGATAGAAATTATCCTATCTGAAGAACAgagtaaaaaatgtaaaaaggttTTCAGAATTTGGGGTCACAATTTATATAATACCTAATTTACATATTATTAcataatatgtaatatttaattattatatattactaATTGGAGTCCCAGAAAAACAAGGtaagaatattttaagaaataatagttCAACTGTTTGAAATTTGGTGGAAAATGTCAACTTACACAATAAGGAAGCTCACTGACTTATAAGCAAGATTAATGCAAAGTAAACTACACTTAGTCCCATCCTAGGCAAACTtctaaaaaccaaagaaaaagaaagaaacttgaaaaaTTACATTCAAGGGAAAAGTAACATAAATGATGACTTACTTCTCATCTGAAATAATAAGTCCAGAAGTCAATggaataaaagttttttaaatgctgGCAAAACAAAACGTTATGTCAATTCAggattcaaaataaagaaaaaatatcctcCAAAAACAAGTCTGAAACaagacattttcagataaatgaaaactaaaagaaattatgtcagcaaaactaaattataaaaaatatcatAATGGGTGTTCTTAAAGACGAAAGGAAATGATAGCACATGGAAATTTAAATTTACTAGAAAGAATGAAGACCAGTAACTCAGTAAATAAAGATATCAAGTAAAGAATGTGCTTCTTTTCCCTCTTATAAAATCCTAAATGACAACTGTtggtttaaaattaaaatgataatattgtAGGGTAACATTTATTCATTATGTAGAAGTATGAAAACATTAGTGCAATGGCTAGGGAGCAGAAGAAATTATACTGCTGCAAAAGTATTGACTGTGAACACTCAAGTATGAAGAATCAGAGCCAAAGTGTGAATTGGAAACTCAGAAGTGGAAATGTGAAATATTAAGTGTGAAGTGGGACAATATTGACTCTAGGTGGACTTGGAATTGCATACTGGCTTTCactgttttataaaatacattggtTAAATGGTACCATTATCAAAAAATCCCTTGGCCTAtatcaattttatttctgttcagTTTTCACTAGATACTTTGCTCTGAGTAATGTCTGGAAGATTATATATCTGTTGGCAGAGAAAGTCATGACCAAAAAATTTGTGTGGGGTATTTTTTcaggtttgtattttatttgtaagaagccaaattgaaaataaaattcgaatgacttaattcttaaaaaaaatagtctAATAAGTTCAGGATGTTTTGTTATCTCTTGTAGTAATCACTTAAAAACCAATTATAATCATGATtatgctaaatgcaaatgctctAAATGCTCAAGTCAAAAGTTTGAGATTGTCAGAACGAACTTTAAAAATGCAAGTTTCAACTACATGCTACTATGTGAGATATATCTTACATATAAAGTATGGGAAAAGATGTATCATGAAAATCATAAGTAAAATAAAGCAGACATGGCTACATTAATCAGAGGCAAAATTGACTTCAGGAAGTAAAGTTTATAAAAGGGGAACAATTTACAATGATTTAACAAATCAATTCATCAGGAGTATACAGCATTTCCACAAGCATAGGACTTAATAGTAGACCTGACTAtcaaaatatgtaaagcaaaacACTGACAGTAGACAAAGAAATAGACGATAGTTGGAGTTTTTAACACATTGTTCTAGTAATTATTAAATCATatctatgtaatatatatatacatatatataaatcatTAAAACTTCAGAAGAGCTGAGCACTATTAACTAATCTGACTTAATTAGCACTTATGGAACACAATAATTgcagaatgcacattcttctcagctatGCCTGGCTCAAGAAAGATCACATATTGAGCCACAAAGGGTGATTCAATCAATTTTAAACCACTGAAATCTAACTGCATATAACATCTGACAATAGCTTAAACTAGAAACCAGTTTAAATTAGAAGGCcctaaatatttgaaaagttaaTAAGGTATTTCTAAATATCCCATGGAAtgagttttttaaattacaagcaaAAATTTACAAATCTGAATTGACAATTAaaacacagaatttaaaaatatgtagcatGCAGCTTTAGAATTACTTAAAaggaaatttatcattttaaatgccTTACTaggaagaaaaaattcaaaattaataacTAATTTTCCACCTTATGAAGGCaagtaaaagtgaaagaaagtagAATGAAAGGAATAATACAAAGCAAAACTCAATGGAATCAAGGCAATTAGAAGATATTAGCAAAGctaaaaattgtttctttaaaagaTCTAAGAAATTGATAATCTCCTTGAGAAACTAATCAAGAaacaatgagagagaaaaaaatagataatgtAAATAGTGGgattcaaagaagaagaaaatcttacTACAGATCTTCCAACAAGGTAAGATAATGATAAATTTTGAcaaataaatttgataatttgGAAGAAGAGAACTTACTTGACACTTaccaaaactgatttaaaaagaaatacaaaatcttGGTTGTCTTATATCTACtagagaaatttaatttttgattaaaaaaaaatctccccacAAAGATACATGGAGACACAGAGAGTTCAACTGGTAAGTACTATCAGACTTTGAGATAGGGAATAGTAGCTTGTGCAGAAGTTCTGTCTAGATCTACCTTCACAGACTCCTCAGTGGGACAAAAATCTTAATCtcaaaggaagaacaaaaactGTCAGTTTAGGGCATTGGTGAACATCTACTGTagcagaaggaagggaagagaaaaaataaaattgtatcctGAGAGAGCAGCAGCCCAGGACTTGAGCTGCTAGAGAGTCAGGGTTGCTTGTGAGAACCATACCTGTGAGTCCTCACCCACAGCGCCTGCCTTACATTAGTGAGGATCA
Coding sequences within:
- the LOC109684711 gene encoding translation machinery-associated protein 7; translated protein: MSGREGGKKKPLKQPKKQAKEMDEEDKAFKQKQKEEQKKLEELKAKAAGKGPLATGGIKKSGKK